The following coding sequences lie in one Arachis hypogaea cultivar Tifrunner chromosome 4, arahy.Tifrunner.gnm2.J5K5, whole genome shotgun sequence genomic window:
- the LOC112794525 gene encoding uncharacterized protein: MANVPPPTPSELLRMVTELQQANQRMAEENQRMQNQIAQLEQARLEHQNHDHENNERTHVSETPQSDNEGNPRHDETQPDNEEEQPDNSAGAFTADIMNFQLPRQFTLPTTLTPYDGLGDPKQHVKKFRSIMIVNGASDPILCRCFPSFLDGPALDWFCSLPADSISRFQELAAQFEDHFAASAIYLHDSDYLTTIKQGAQESLKDYITRFTKVAMRIPDLHPEVHLHAIKSGLRPGKFQETIAVTKPKTLAEFREKAKGQIDVEELRQARKTERSATNKDDDKPRDSRKAFKPVPRYDSYTKFNTKRDDIIKEILNSKLIKPPRKAGNYPESKGVDRSKYCTFHQKHGHTTDECVIAKDLLERLARQGHLDKFIAGQIQKNTSPTPDASAAGTSSKGKDKAPAQPREVINCISGGYAGGGHTSSARKRTYRAMLAITDAPSDPRPPTTISEVTFRPTDFNGADANLDDPVVISIQLGDLIVKKVLLDPGSSADVLFFTTFEKMKLSNNILQPYMGDLVGFSGERVPVLGSVWLQTTLGEQPLHNTQDVQYLVVDCFSPYNVILGRPFLNKFAAIVSTVHLCVKFPVQDNVIATVHGDLQEARQCYNTSLKPPKKVGQSHVNTIKSEQIIISELDPRADFQDRPMPNEELTKIVLKDDPLKFTFVGTSMTPEDTKSLTSFLQENADLFAWTSADMPGIDPSIITHKLALNPAARPISQKKRNLGTEKRQASIAEVQKLIHANFIREIRFTTWLANVVMVRKNNGKWRMCVDFTDLNKACPKDAYPLPCIDTLVDNSCGYGTLSFMDAYSVYNQILMHKMDQEKTAFITENGNYCYNVMPFGLKNAGATYQRLMNKIFQQQIGRNIEVYVDDMVAKTKLGDSHIQDLAEIFGQIRRYNMRLNPEKCAFGVQGGKFLGFILTSRGIEANPEKCQAILTMQSPSTVKEVQRLTGRLAALSRFLPCLAPKSSNFFQCLKKNAKHFQWNQDCELAFQKLKEFLSKPPVLQKPTPGEPLYLYLSITDNAISSVLVTETDRNQQPVYFVSKALQNAELRYPRLEKLALALVFSSRRLRPYFQSHTIIVRTGQPLRQVLSKPELAGRLIKWAIELSEFDIQYQPRGSVKSQYLVDFIAELTEPCSDTSSPTWTLFVDGASNPQGAGAGILLENSDGIVLEHSLRFSFKASNNQSEYEALIAGLRLATDLHIDSLRVYCDSLLIVQQVNHTFQTKDPILLKYLDIVHQLLQHFSTIDIIHIPREQNHRADILSKLATTQTYTTTLLQSTLDKPSIDTHNVLNIVDKENWQQPYIQYLRSGAIPNYIDNKGKFRRQASYYTLLNDNLYRRGYSRPLLKCLNRADAELVLSEAHEGICGIHSGARSLSQKIL; encoded by the coding sequence ATGGCTAACGTTCCCCCGCCAACTCCATCCGAACTTCTGAGGATGGTGACTGAACTCCAACAAGCAAATCAGCGAATGGCAGAGGAAAACCAGAGAATGCAAAACCAAATCGCACAATTAGAACAAGCTCGGCTAGAGCATCAAAATCACGATCATGAAAACAACGAACGAACTCATGTCTCAGAGACGCCGCAGAGCGACAATGAAGGAAATCCGCGCCATGATGAAACCCAACCCGATAACGAAGAAGAACAACCCGACAACTCGGCAGGGGCATTCACAGCAGATATAATGAACTTCCAACTCCCCCGACAATTCACTCTGCCGACGACTTTAACCCCATACGACGGGTTGGGTGACCCAAAACAGCACGTCAAGAAGTTCCGATCTATCATGATCGTTAACGGTGCATCTGACCCAATTCTTTGTCGATGTTTTCCATCTTttttagacggtcctgcacttgactGGTTCTGTTCTTTGCCTGCAGATTCGATATCTCGTTTTCAGGAGCTGGCCGCCCAATTTGAGGATCATTTTGCAGCATCCGCGATATATCTCCACGATTCTGATTACTTGACGACCATAAAACAGGGAGCACAAGAAAGTCTGAAGGACTATATCACCCGCTTTACAAAGGTCGCCATGAGAATTCCCGACCTCCATCCAGAAGTTCATTTGCACGCCATAAAAAGCGGCCTTCGCCCTGGCAAATTCCAGGAAACTATTGCAGTAACCAAACCAAAAACCTTAGCCGAATTTCGTGAAAAGGCCAAGGGGCAGATCGACGTTGAGGAACTCAGACAAGCAAGGAAAACGGAAAGATCGGCAACGAATAAGGACGACGATAAACCTCGGGATAGCAGAAAAGCATTTAAGCCGGTTCCACGATATGACTCAtacaccaaattcaatacaaaaagGGATGATATCATAAAGGAGATATTAAACTCCAAACTAATCAAGCCTCCTCGCAAAGCTGGCAATTACCCCGAGTCAAAGGGCGTCGACAGATCAAAGTATTGCACCTTTCACCAGAAACACGGACACACCACCGACGAATGTGTCATCGCCAAAGATCTCCTCGAACGGCTAGCAAGACAAGGACATCTCGATAAATTTATTGCAGGGCAGATACAGAAAAATACTAGCCCCACACCAGATGCATCAGCAGCTGGCACCTCCTCAAAAGGAAAGGACAAAGCACCGGCACAACCTAGAGAGGTAATAAACTGTATCTCAGGAGGCTATGCTGGAGGAGGACACACAAGCTCAGCCAGAAAGCGTACTTACAGGGCTATGCTAGCAATTACGGATGCCCCAAGCGATCCTCGGCCACCGACGACCATTTCAGAAGTAACCTTCAGACCAACCGACTTCAACGGTGCCGACGCCAATCTAGACGACCCTGTTGTCATTTCAATTCAGCTGGGGGACCTGATAGTGAAGAAAGTTTTACTCGACCCAGGAAGCAGTGCAGATGTTCTATTTTTCACCACCTTTGAAAAGATGAAGCTGAGTAACAACATTCTGCAGCCATACATGGGAGACCTGGTTGGATTTTCAGGGGAACGAGTTCCTGTACTCGGatcagtgtggttacaaaccacactcggtGAGCAACCGTTGCACAATACACAAGATGTCCAGTATCTTGTGGTCGACTGTTTTAGCCCATACAACGTTATATTAGGCAGACCATTTTTAAACAAATTCGCCGCAATTGTTTCCACTGTTCACCTCTGTGTTAAGTTCCCTGTGCAGGACAATGTCATAGCTACAGTCCACGGAGATCTCCAGGAGGCGAGACAATGCTACAACACAAGCCTAAAGCCACCCAAAAAAGTCGGACAATCACATGTCAACACTATAAAGTCGGAACAGATAATAATATCCGAGCTTGACCCACGGGCCGACTTTCAGGACCGGCCTATGCCGAACGAGGAGTTGACAAAAATCGTTTTAAAAGACGATCCACTAAAATTTACTTTTGTAGGTACTTCCATGACTCCAGAAGATACGAAAAGTCTGACAAGCTTCCTGCAGGAGAATGCCGACTTATTCGCATGGACCTCCGCtgacatgccaggaatagaccctTCTATTATAACACATAAATTGGCACTGAATCCAGCAGCTAGGCCGATCTCCCAGAAAAAAAGAAACCTCGGCACCGAAAAGCGACAAGCATCAATAGCCGAGGTACAAAAGCTCATTCATGCAAACTTCATCAGAGAAATCCGATTTACAACATGGCTCGCTAATGTGGTTATGGTAAGAAAAAACAATggtaagtggcgcatgtgcgtcgatttcACTGATTTAAATAAAGCATGCCCAAAAGATGCTTACCCTCTCCCTTGTATTGATACACTGGTTGATAACTCTTGTGGCTATGGTACTTTAagctttatggacgcatactctgtCTACAACCAGATTCTTATGCACAAAATGGACCAGGAAAAAACGGCTTTCATAACTGAAAACGGAAATTATTGTTATAAtgtcatgccttttggtctaaagaatgcaggagccacatatcaacgGCTAATGAACAAGATTTTCCAGCAGCAAATCGGCCGAAATAtagaagtttatgttgatgatatggtCGCCAAAACAAAGCTCGGCGACTCTCATATCCAAGACCTAGCTGAAATCTTCGGACAGATCCGGCGATACAACATGAGGCTAAATCCAGAAAAATGCGCCTTCGGAGTGCAGGGAGGAAAATTCCTCGGATTCATCCTCACAAgccgaggaattgaagcaaatccagaaaaATGTCAAGCAATACTCACCATGCAAAGCCCATCCACAGTAAAAGAGGTCCAACGGCTAACAGGACGACTAGCCGCTTTATCCAGATTTTTACCATGCTTAGCACCTAAATCGTCAAATTTCTTTCAATGTTTAAAAAAGAATGCAAAGCATTTTCAATGGAACCAGGACTGTGAGCTGGCCTTCCAGAAATTAAAGGAGTTTCTTTCAAAACCCCCTGTCTTACAAAAGCCAACACCCGGCGAGCCATTATACTTATACTTATCTATCACTGACAATGCTATCAGTTCTGTACTTGTAACAGAAACAGATCGGAACCAACAGCCAGTCTATTTTGTCAGCAAGGCCTTACAAAACGCCGAGCTTCGCTACCCAAGGTTGGAAAAGCTCGCCTTAGCTTTAGTGTTCTCATCAAGACGCCTCCGACCATATTTCCAAAGTCACACAATCATCGTCAGAACAGGACAACCTTTGCGACAAGTTCTTTCAAAACCCGAATTAGCAGGAAGACTAATTAAGTGGGCTATCGAGTTGTCAGAATTTGACATTCAATACCAGCCACGAGGGTCGGTCAAGTCCCAATACCTCGTAGACTTTATCGCCGAGCTTACAGAACCATGCTCAGACACATCAAGTCCAACCTGGACCTTATTTGTAGACGGGGCTTCCAACCCTCAAGGCGCGGGCGCTGGAATACTGCTCGAAAATTCGGACGGGATAGTGCTCGAACACTCCCTCAGATTCTCATTCAAGGCCAGCAACAACCAATCCGAATATGAAGCCCTCATCGCAGGGCTCAGGTTAGCAACCGATCTACATATTGATAGTTTAAGAGTTTACTGTGATTCATTATTAATTGTCCAGCAAGTAAACCACACTTTTCAAACAAAAGACCCGATCTTATTAAAGTACTTGGATATTGTTCATCAACTGTTACAACATTTTTCAACAATAGACATCATTCATATTCCTAGGGAACAAAACCATAGAGCAGATATTCTGTCAAAATTAGCAACTACACAGACATACACCACTACCCTCCTACAGTCAACACTAGATAAGCCGAGCATTGATACACATAACGTTCTAAACATTGTTGATAAAGAAAATTGGCAACAACCTTACATTCAATACCTCCGCTCGGGAGCAATTCCGAACTACATTGACAATAAGGGAAAATTTAGAAGACAGGCTTCCTATTATACACTGTTAAATGATAACCTGTACAGGCGAGGATACTCTCGACCTCTACTCAAATGTTTGAACAGGGCAGATGCCGAACTTGTACTATCAGAAGCACACGAGGGAATCTGTGGAATACACTCTGGAGCTCGAAGCCTATCACAGAAAATCCTCTGA